GCTGCTGGCCCGCTACTTTCGGGCGATGGCCGCCGGGGCTGACAAGGTCGGCCTCAGCGCATCACAGAAGCGGTCGCTTCTGGGCGCGCATGAAGCGATGATGGAGGAGTGGGCCGAGGGCAAGGTGGAGCGGACTCTGCTTATCGCACCGAGTCAGAAGTGGCTGCGCGGCTATTGTCGAAAACTCGAGGAACGTATTCGTTGGGAGACGCGCGAACTGACCATCCAGGAGACGCCGGCCATCATCATCGGCGAGCTCTCCGGCATGGACCGGGCCGAAAAGGCGCGGCGTATTGCCGGCTATGTCGGGCTGGAGGTTTACTGGCGAGGGAAGGTTGTCGAGATTCGAGATAATCCAATCGGTCACCAGGTCGAGGCGTACTGCGATGGTGCGCTGGTGAGAATCAAACTGCAGGTGCCGTATCCCGGCGAGTTGCCGCGGCTAAGAATCAACTCGGAATTCAGCTTTCAAGGTGAAATCTCGGCAGTCGAAGGCGACGCCTACAACGACTTTGTCATCACGATCCGCGACGGCGTGATTCGTGAATAACATCCGGCCCTAAAAAAAAGTTCTTGACAGGCGACGACCGCTTGTTTTAGCATCCCCGCCGCAAGTCAGCCGGCCATTCGGAGAAATCCGCAATGGCCAACGCAGGTGCCAGGGACGGCGCACGGGCGACACAGACGGATCGACACGCCCGATCACTCCGCGCGAAGACATCTCCGACTTTTCACCGAACTGATTCCGCCTTCGACCGGGCGCATGGTCGCCCCGGCTCAAAACTTTTCTTTCATGTGCCGGCGCGCGCCGTGACTATCGGCGTGCGTCCGGTCGAGGGCGGCACGTCTTTTCGCAGAATCCCCTTTTTTCAAACAGGAGAAAATCATGCACGATGAAGACCTGATGCCCGAACTCTGTGCCGCACGGCTGGCACGCTTCCACAACCGAACAACGTGGCCGGAAAAGATTCTCGGTGGACTCGCGGGGGCCGGGCTGATCATCATGCTGCTTGTAGCGCTCGGCGGTTGTGGGCAGCAAACCTCCACGCCGGTTGCTCAGCAGACCGACCAGATGGCGGCGACGCCGGTGGCCACCGATCAGAACGCGGCCAGCCAGGGATCGCAGGTCAACGTCTGGCTGCTCAATACCACCGCCGACGGCGGGCTGCCCAATCCCGATGCGATCAAGATCGAAGCCGCCGACTATGCCAGCGTAGCCAGTGAGGGCCAAAGCACTGGCACCGGCAACGCCAGCAAGGACGCCAAGGGCGGGTACGTTATCAGCGGCGTGACCATCAACGTCACCACCGGCGACACCACGCCGAGCCTGACCGGCACGGCGACCGGCACCGGGAGTGCTTCGCAATCTCCGGCGCAGACGGTGAGCGCCTATCCGACGCAGGACATCCGGCCGGAACTTACCGCGTCGATGCCTATTGCCGTCCCGATCAACGGCAGCATCGCTAATCCGCAGGCAGTCACCACCGGTCGGGGTCAGACCTCCGACACTGGGATGACGAGCGAGAGCCAGGCGATCTACACGCAGGTCAAGGCGATGCAGGATCAGCTTGGAAAAATCCTTGAACAGTTGAAAACGTCGGCGACCCCTCCCGCGCCTGGACCGGGGGGTGAGACGCCGCCGCCGATCCCGCCGACTGATCCGGCGAGCACGGAACCGACGGAGCCAAATCCCGCCAACGGCGGGTGAACGCGGATGGGGCGGGAAGGGATTCCCGCCCCCCTATTTTTTTTTTTGCAGGAGTGACGAATGGCCGCGGTGGTGATCGACATGAAACGGTGCCTGTTTATTGGCACTCGCGAGCAGATCGATCGGCAGATCGCGGTCATGACCCGGAAGGCCAAGGCGGGCGTGATTGACATGAAGGGATCGAAGTTCCTGATCCTCGATAAGCCCGCCGACGCGGCCGCGATTGTCGCGGCTTTGGAAGGGAAGTGATGAACCGCTTTGAACGTGCCATCCGCAACTGTGTCGTCGCGATGTTGATCGCGGGGCTGGCCGCAATGATCGGCATGTGCCTGGCCGGTTGCACGATCACCCACGTTCACCGATTTGAGTTTGAACCGGCGCGGCCGACGACGACGCAGGCCGCGACACCTTTCCAGGGATTCGTGGAGCAATTGAGCGATGAACGCACTGAAGAATGAGGCGACCTGGGCGATGGGCGGCGCGATGCTGGGCGCGGTGGCTCTGGCGCTTTTGAGCGATCAGAACGTCGTGAAGGTGGACAGCTACGCGACCACCATCGGCATCATCGCCGGCGGCATTGCCACGGCGATGGTCGCTTTCAAGGCGGCGATCAAGAAGAAGCAGGGATGACGCAGCCGCTGGGCAAGAAACTGGAGGATCACGTTGCGGCGGTGCTGCAACTGGAGCAAGGCGCGATCGTGAACAAGAACGACGAATTCTACGGCGGACTCCTGGCGGACCTGCCCGATCGCGGGTGGTCGGCGGTCGCCGAGTACTGCAAGGAGCGCGGCGTGTTTGCCGACCTGGCGAAGAATCAGTTCGGCTGGCATCTGCGGCTGACGAGGATGCGATGAGGGCGAGAGATTGGATGCGATGGCTGCCGCGTATTTACTCGCGGCCTACAAAGGTGTTGATCTGGCCGCGAACCGGGAGAACGTCTCGGTCATCGCACTTGTGGCGGCCGGGTACCTGACGGCGGACTTGACGCTGACAGCGATTGGAGAAGTCTCCGCCCGGCGAGCAGAGAACGACTTTAAGGACTGGCACCGATCACTGGTGCTGGCCGGCGCAGTCGAGGGACCGTAGGGCATGGATGCCCAGGAATCCATTGAGGACCGAGTGATGCGAGCCTTGCGGAACATGAGAGCCATCGGCGCGGCGCGAGCCGTGACCCAGGCGGCGCTCGCCAGTGCCTGCGGCACCAACACCCGGCACCTGCAGGAGGCGACACTGGAACTCAATCGGCGCGGCGTAGCGGTGCTGTCGTCGTGCGTCGAACCGTTTGGCGTGTTTATCGCCGAGACGGACGCCGAGATTGCCGCCTACGACCGCCAGCTTCGAGCGCGCCTCATCGGTAACGCCATGCGGCGCGGGTATGTGCGGCGGATCCTACGAGACCGCATCGCGACGCGGAGCGTCGAGCCAGACGGCCAAGGGAGATTGTTTGCATGATGGACCTGCAGACGGGTGTGGCGCTTGCCAACTGCGTGATCGTTCCCGTGGCCGGGTGGCTGCTCAAGAACGCGATGGGGCGATTCACGGATCGCCTGGAGCGGGCCGAGGCCCGCATCGAAAAGACCGAGCAGGCGATAGAAACCAAGGTCAGCGACGAGGAATGGCTGCGCGAGGTTATGCGACTGCGGAATCAGGTCGAGAAGATGAGCGACAGGCTGGCGACACTCGACGGGAAACTGGATTCGACCTTGCAGGTGGCGATGGCCGTCAACCGGCTCGCCGACTCGGTCGACCGACAGACGCGAGGCGACGATGGCGAAGGATGAGAGAGCATTGGGAATCACCGAGGACATCAAGCATGTTCTCGGAATTCTGAATCTGCGTTACCCGAACTGGGTTCCAGGGGAGACGGTCTATCGCACAGTGATCGGCGTGTCGTCGGAGTACACCAAGCGGCGGGCGCACCGCGACCTGACGTACCTCAATGACAAGGGAATCATCAAGTTCAAGGGCATGAACGGTATCGAAGCAATGTCGATCACCGTCAACGACTGCGCGTTTGCATTGACGGCAAAGGGCTTCGAACTGGCCAACCGGCTGGCCGACGACCCGACGCTGGACTTGTGGCCGGAGATGTAGAGCGAAAGATGAATGGGCAAGCGAGGACGAAAACCTATCGCGGCGACGATCGACGATCTCGACGACACCCTGCGCGGCGAAGTCGACGAGGCCCTGCGCTCCGAAGCGCGGGAGTCTGCCTCGTCTGTCTTTCGACGGTTTGGTTTGGCGCAGCGCGGGCTGAGGCTCGACACTTTCATTCGCTACGCGCGCAAGCTGCGACAGTTGGTGTGGACCGACGAGCCGCCGCTGGACCGCGAGACGCCGTCGATGGAGGAAATCCGCAATCGGCTGCTGGTCGCGATCTACGAGACCGCGCAGTCTGGAGCGAAGCCCTACGAGCTCGCCTCGCTCTTTGCCCGCGTCCAGGATCACGACCGGATCGAGATTCAAAAGGCGGCGGACGAGCGGGCGGCGGACAAACACGACGCCTGGAAGAAGGAGTTCGAGAAGTCGGTTCGAAGCACGCTCGACGACGAATCGAATGCCGGCAAGACGACGTTCAGTCGCGCGGATGTCGCCGACATGGTGGACAAGATCATGAGGGGGACATAGTGGCCAAGTACGGCGACTATCTCACGCCCTATCAGAAGGCCTGGGTCAACGACCCAGCCCCGGTCAAGATCGCCGAGAAGAGCCGGCAGATCGGCTGGACCTGGGCGGAGGCCTTCGACTCGGTCAGCAAGCGCTTCCGGCGGACTCAGCCGCGCGACTTGAATTACTGGTACAGCGCTACCGACGAATCGGCCGGTGCCGAGTACATCGAGTACTGCGCCTGGTTCGCCAAGAAGCTGTTCTCCGCCGTGGCCGATCAGTTCACCGATCAGGTCGAAGCGCCGGAGACGCGCAAGGGATTTGTCACCGCCCACTGCATTCGATGTCCGAACGACACGCGCATCACCGCGATGAGCTCCAACCCCCGACGCTTTCGCGGGAAGAAGGGCGACGTGCGGGTTGATGAGGCGGCCTTCCACGACGACGCGGAGGGCATGCACGACGCGGCGAGCCCGGCGACCCAGTGGGGCGGCACCTACGCGACATGGTCCACTCACAACGGCGAAGGGGCACTGTTCAATCAGTTCATCAAGACGGCGCGCAAGATTTACGCGGCGCTGGGCATTGATCCTGATCACCCGATCGTCACGCCGTTTGACGTGCTGGAGGCCAAGGCGATCGAGCTCGGAGTCGGCCCGGTCTTTTCCTACCACCGCGTGACGATCATCGATGCGATCGATGCGGGGATTGTCGAGAAGATCAATGAAGCAACGGGCCAGTCGCTTACCCGCGAGAAGTTCCTGCAGCGGATCAAGCTGAAGGTTCGCTCGATCGACGCCCTGAACCAGGAGTACTACTGCATCGCCAGTGCCGACGCGACGGCATGGCTGCCGTACAAGCTGATCGAATCTTGCGAGAGCGATCAGGTTCCTCAGCCTGTCCTTATCGACCCGGACAACCGATCGATTCCGCCGATCCGCAACTATCAAGGCGGGCCGGTTTATCTCGGTGTCGACGTCGGCCGCATCAAGGACCTCTCGGTCATTCCCGTTTGCGAACTGGTTGGCGACGTCCTGTGGCCGCGAATGATTCTGTCACTGGAAAGAATCGACATCCCTGACCAGGTGTACCTGATCACGCGCGTGGTCAAAGTGAACAAACTGAAGCTCATTCGATGCTGCGTGGATTACACCGGCGTCGGCATTGGTGTCGGCGACGGGCTCAAGAAGCCAAACGCACTTGGTGAATACCGAGTGGAGAACATCGCCCAGACGAATGAGGCCAAAGAGTTTGAGGCGATCGGACTCCTGACCGCGATGCAGGACAAGCTGCTGAGGCTGCCTGCCAACAATCAACGGATGCGTGACAGCCTGCACAGTGTGCGCAAGGAATTCACCGCAACGGGCAAGCCCCGATTCGTCGCGCCGAGGACGGACGAGGGGCACGCCGACGACTTTTGGGGTTTTGCGCTTGCGGTGCATGCACATGGCAGCGAGCCGCCCATTAACTGGGCTGGTGCGGGAATCCTGCCCGTCAATTTTGAATGGATGTAATGGCAACGACGCGGACGAAAACTCGATCGAAGAAATCCACCAAGCCGCCTGAGGTCGGCCTCGTGGTGATGCCGCGCGTCAATCAGGACTTCGGCAACTTCTTCCAAATCGAATTGACGCCGGAACGGGCCAAGCGCGTCCTGCATGCCGCCGCCTACGGCGAGCCGTTTGAACAGCACGTTCTGTTCGATGAGATGCTGGAGACTGACACAGACCTGGACAACGCCTACCGCACTCGCCTGCTCGGCCTCACCGGCCTGGAGTGGGAGCTCGTTTCGGCGCTTCAGGTCGGACGGGCACCATCCAAGATCACGCCGGCCGACGAGCGGCTTGCTCAGGAAGTACTTGACTACTGCCTAGAGGTCGTCGATCAGATCGAGGGCCTAGACGCACTGCTGTGCCATACGGCTGACAGTATTGGCCGATCGGTCGCAGTCGGACAGTTCATCTGGGACACCGTCGAAGGTCAACGCCGGCCCGTTGCCGCCGAAGGTATCGCCGGCACGCAGCTGCGAATCGAAAGCTCCGATCCGACGCAGCTGCGAATCGTGACCGAGGACGACACCATTGGGATTCCCATCTCCATGTATCCGGCCGGACAGTTCCTGGTGCGGCAGCCGAGGTCCATCGGCGGCTCTTACTTCCGGGGCGGCCTGCTTCGTGGAGCAGTCGTCGGGCACATGGTCAAGCGCGTCGGTCGGAAGAGTTGGTGGTTCGGCATCGAGAAGTTTGGCCTGCCGGTGAGCATTGCCAAATACGATACGGCCGACGAGGCCACGAAGAACAACATCCTTTCCATGATTGCAAGTCTCGGTGTGGCGCGCGGCGGCCTGTTCCCCAAGGGCTGCGAATTCGAGTTTCTCGAATTTAATCAGCAAGGCCAGTGGCCGCATGAGCGCCTGCTGCAATACATCGACGCCGGTTTTTCAAAGCTCTTTCTTGGGCAGACGCTTACCACGCAGATCGGTGAAACCGGCGGAGCAATGGCGGCGGCGACGGTCCACAACGAAGTACGAGAGGATCTCCGTGATGACGACCGGGCCAGCGAGGCCCGCGATGTGCGCGAGCAACTGCTTCGGCCGCTCGTGCTCTATAAGTTCGGTGAGCGTGCCATCAGGTTCATTCCGCATTTCCGGCGCATTGTCGAAGAGCCGCAGGATGACGTGGCGGACATGGCCACGCTCAAGGGGGCCGTGAATGATCTTGGATTCCCGGTTCCGATGCGGCACGTCGTCGATCGGTTCGGCCTGCCTGTAGTCGAGGGGACTGACTTGGACGCGGCGCTGCCCGGTCGGACCGTTGCTCCGAGTCCGTTTGATCTGTCGGCGGAGCTTGCAACGGCAAGTACTCGTCGCCGGGAAATTCAGCTTCACGCTGCAGGATTATTGGATCGCATCACCAAGCGCGGCTCCGCCGTCGCTCGCATTATTCCGTGGGTGGTGACGGCTGTGCTGGCGTCTCAGGCTCACAGTGAGGAAGTACTCGATCGATTCTCAAAGGCGCTGGTTCCATTCGACAACGCAACGGTGATGTCAAGCGACATCGCGTTAGCGCTGGCCAACGCATTCGATGAACTACCGACCAATGATCTTCAGGAACTTGTGCGTCAATCGCTCCTGGCTGCCGAGCTCTTCGGGAGAGACCTGGCGATGCAGCAGGTGCAATCGCGGCGCAGCCGTCGCGGAAACTCGGCTGCCCTACACGCCGCGTCGATCGACTTCGAGAAGATTCCCTTCGTCGAGGCGATCGAATCATTCCGCGATCGTATCGGCCTTGATCCGCAGGTGTTCATTAAGCTCGACGCCGAGGCACGCAGCCGGGCATGGCGTGTGGCCGGCGTCTGGGATATGGACCTGCTCGCAGTTCTGCACACCAATCTGACGCAGTCCTTCGCCAACGGCGAGACGGTCCGCGACTTCCGGCTGCGTGTTCTTCCGCTCATGGGAGATCGCGAAGGTTGGACGGGCGAAGTCCCGTGGCACGCGGACGTGGTGTTCTTCCAGAACTTCAAAATGGCGACTTCGGCGGGGAGTTACCGGCAGTTCGTCGATCTCGGCGTTCAACACTTCCGCATCGTTGGCAATGGCAAGAGTTGCAAGATTTGTGAACCCGAGATCGGGCGCGTCTATCCGGTGAGCAAGCCCAGTCGCATGGACCCGTTCCATTTCGGCTGCGACTGCGACCACGAGCCTGTCTTCGAGGGCGAGGTTTCGGACAGTGAGGTGAGCGACCCGGATAAAGCGCCAAATGAGGCGCTGGCTGCGGAGCGTTCGCGCGAGAGTGGATTCCGATTCGACGTGCGGCAATACGCGGCCGTCGATCCGATTCCTTTGACAAAGTATCCAACCGAGTACCACGCCGCATTCCGGCGGCTGGCTGAGGCTCGCGGTCTGGAGGTGGCAGAGTGACGACTGTATTGCACCGTGCCGGCGCTTATGTTTGCCGTGTCGCCATCCCAGTAGATGCTCCCGAGCGAGTGCTCATCTTCCCGTGGGGCGATGTTGAATTCTGGGACCGCGACAAGACGTTCATCGTCGACGAGACGGCAGCCGCAACGACACTCAAGGCATTTGTCGATCGCGGCGTTGATTTGCCGTTTGACTACGAGCATCAATCGATGGGCGGGAAATTCGCCTCGCCGGATGGTAAGGCCATCGCCGCGGGGTGGATCAAGTCCTTGGAGGTTGTACCAAACGAGGGCATCTACGCCAACGTCGAATGGACGGAAGCGGCGGCCAAACACATCGGCAAAAAGGAGTACCGGTATCTGTCGCCGGTTTTTTATACACGGAAGGATGACTCGCGGCTGATCGAAGTCGTGTCGGTGGCCCTCACCAACACACCCGCACTGCGGCGCATCCCGGCAATCGTTAGTGAGGATTCTCGTATGGACGGCATGGACCGCATTTATGAGTGGCGCTACCGCCTGAACCTACCGGAGACGGCGACGCCCGAGGAGATTGTGATGGAACTTCAGAAGTTGGTGGATCAGTTCAAGGCCCTGCTCGGCAACAGCGCCCCGAGTGAGCCGGCGGCAATTGTCGCTTCGATCAAGTTGCGTCTGGATGAACTCGACGCGATCAAAGAGGCGCTTGCCAAGGAACTCGGCATTGCCAAGGACGGTAGGGCCGACGCGTTTGTCGCGGCCATCGCCAAGGCTAAGACCGATGCGGCCGAGGCGGCGAAGTCGACGGCTCCCGCACAGGCGGAGCTCTCCGTCCTCACCGATCGCGTCAAGAGGGCTGAGGAGCGAGCTCAGTCAGCAGAGGATCGGCTCACTGATCGTGATGCTGAGGAGCGGATCGCCAAGGCCCTGTCGGCGGGCAAACTGACCGAGGCCGATCTCAGTCACGCAGAGCACGGTCCCTATTTCAAATCGCTCGCGCGAGACGGCAAGGCGTGGGCGGCCTGCATTGATCGGCTGCCGAGCAAGGCACCTAAGGATGGCCCGGCCGTCAAAGCCGGTACGCGCCATGTCGCCAGTGCGACGGGCGGACGGGCGGCTGTCATCGCCAGTGCCAAGTCGGAGTTTGCCGACAACGCTGACAAGATTCCATGCAGCGTCCGTGAGTACGTCGACGAAGCGCTGCGTGAGTCGAACGAAGCGAAGCTCACGGAAGACGAAGCAAAGTCTCTGTCGGTCTGATACGGAAGTAAGTTGCGGTGCCGCACGGTCGGCATCGTCTGTGACAACGAAGCGTCGAAAACATGGCGGGGCCAGACAACCCCGCCAAGTGACACAAGGAGAATGACATGGCGGCACTTACCGCTAACACAGTCGTGAAGAGTAGGGGCGAGGGCGGCGTGATCGAGTTTTCGATGGCCGCCGCCGTCCGCGTCTATCGGAATGCAATCGTTGGCATCGCGGTCGCCAGTGGCCTGGCCCGTGGGGCGACGGCCAGCGCGACGCCGGACGTGCGGGCCGGGATCGCCCGCGAAGAAGTGGACAACTCGGCCGGCGCAGCCGGTGCGAAGACTGTCGAGGTCTATACCGAGGGCGAGTACCTGCTGACCGGATCGGGCTTCGCCCAGACCGATGTCGGCGTCGTGGTCTATGCGTCTGACGATCAGACGATCACGAAGACGTCCACCAACAACGTGCTGCTCGGACGGATCACGCGGTACGTCTCGGCGACCCAGGTGTGGGTCAAACTGCTTCCGTTCGCGGTGGCAAGCTAACAATAAGGCGATCAGCGGTCAGCCTTTCGCAGTCAGCGGCTGACACGCTTCAATGAATGACTGGCTGACGGCTGAAAGCTAAACGGAGACTTGAAACATGGCAGTAACAATTAACACCGGGGTGACCCTGAGAGGGCTCAACGGCGCGTTTCGTCCCGCCTTCATGGAGGCGGTGACGTTATGGAAGATGATCTGCTCTTACGTCAAGAGCACCGGCAAGGACGAATCGTACAAGTGGCTTGGCCAGCTGCCGATGCCGACCGAGTGGAAGGGCAAGCGCCGCACGCAGGCGCTGCGCGACTTCGGCATGACGCTGACCAACCTCCACTGGGAGGAGACCCTCCATATCGACCGCAACGAGTTCGCGGACGATCAGACGGGCCAACTGAA
This genomic stretch from Planctomycetia bacterium harbors:
- a CDS encoding DUF935 family protein, which encodes MATTRTKTRSKKSTKPPEVGLVVMPRVNQDFGNFFQIELTPERAKRVLHAAAYGEPFEQHVLFDEMLETDTDLDNAYRTRLLGLTGLEWELVSALQVGRAPSKITPADERLAQEVLDYCLEVVDQIEGLDALLCHTADSIGRSVAVGQFIWDTVEGQRRPVAAEGIAGTQLRIESSDPTQLRIVTEDDTIGIPISMYPAGQFLVRQPRSIGGSYFRGGLLRGAVVGHMVKRVGRKSWWFGIEKFGLPVSIAKYDTADEATKNNILSMIASLGVARGGLFPKGCEFEFLEFNQQGQWPHERLLQYIDAGFSKLFLGQTLTTQIGETGGAMAAATVHNEVREDLRDDDRASEARDVREQLLRPLVLYKFGERAIRFIPHFRRIVEEPQDDVADMATLKGAVNDLGFPVPMRHVVDRFGLPVVEGTDLDAALPGRTVAPSPFDLSAELATASTRRREIQLHAAGLLDRITKRGSAVARIIPWVVTAVLASQAHSEEVLDRFSKALVPFDNATVMSSDIALALANAFDELPTNDLQELVRQSLLAAELFGRDLAMQQVQSRRSRRGNSAALHAASIDFEKIPFVEAIESFRDRIGLDPQVFIKLDAEARSRAWRVAGVWDMDLLAVLHTNLTQSFANGETVRDFRLRVLPLMGDREGWTGEVPWHADVVFFQNFKMATSAGSYRQFVDLGVQHFRIVGNGKSCKICEPEIGRVYPVSKPSRMDPFHFGCDCDHEPVFEGEVSDSEVSDPDKAPNEALAAERSRESGFRFDVRQYAAVDPIPLTKYPTEYHAAFRRLAEARGLEVAE